From Mesorhizobium sp. AR02, a single genomic window includes:
- the ccoO gene encoding cytochrome-c oxidase, cbb3-type subunit II produces MGLMDKHAIIEKNATLLLVGSLLVVTVGGIVEIAPLFYLDNTIEKVEGMRPYSPLELAGRNIYVREGCYLCHSQMIRPFRDEVERYGHYSLAAESIYDHPFQWGSKRTGPDLARVGDRYSNEWHVQHLADPRSVVPESIMPNYAFLKDAPIDVKDFSTHLVANARVGVPYTDDMIAHANADLMAQADPNADSSGLEARYPKAKVGDFDGNPHQVTEMDALVAYLQMLGTLVDFKTYDEAAGYR; encoded by the coding sequence ATGGGCTTGATGGACAAACACGCCATCATCGAGAAGAACGCCACGCTTCTTCTCGTTGGCTCCCTTCTGGTGGTGACGGTCGGCGGCATCGTCGAGATCGCGCCGCTCTTCTATCTCGACAATACGATCGAGAAGGTCGAAGGCATGCGGCCCTATTCGCCGCTCGAACTTGCTGGACGAAATATCTATGTGCGCGAGGGCTGCTACCTCTGCCACAGCCAGATGATCAGACCGTTCCGCGACGAGGTCGAGCGCTATGGGCACTACAGCCTGGCGGCCGAGTCGATCTACGATCACCCTTTCCAGTGGGGATCGAAGCGCACCGGACCGGACCTCGCCCGGGTTGGCGACCGCTACTCCAACGAATGGCACGTACAGCATCTTGCCGATCCGCGCTCGGTGGTGCCGGAATCGATCATGCCGAACTACGCGTTCCTCAAAGACGCGCCGATCGACGTGAAGGACTTCTCGACCCATCTGGTTGCCAACGCGCGCGTCGGCGTCCCCTACACCGACGACATGATCGCGCACGCCAACGCCGATCTGATGGCACAGGCCGACCCGAACGCCGATAGTTCGGGCCTCGAGGCGCGCTATCCAAAAGCCAAGGTCGGCGACTTCGACGGCAATCCGCATCAGGTCACCGAAATGGATGCCTTGGTCGCTTACCTCCAGATGCTTGGCACATTGGTCGATTTCAAGACCTACGACGAAGCCGCCGGCTACCGCTGA
- a CDS encoding cbb3-type cytochrome c oxidase subunit 3, with protein MDYNLMREIADSWGLLAMALFFVGCVAFALRPGGRRQADEAARIPLKDD; from the coding sequence GTGGACTACAATTTGATGCGGGAAATCGCCGACAGCTGGGGCCTCCTTGCCATGGCGCTCTTCTTCGTCGGATGCGTTGCCTTCGCGCTTCGCCCTGGCGGCCGCAGGCAAGCTGACGAAGCCGCTCGAATTCCTCTCAAGGACGATTGA
- the ccoP gene encoding cytochrome-c oxidase, cbb3-type subunit III has translation MSSEHIDEVSGISTTGHEWDGIRELNNPLPRWWVTTFYITIVWAIGYTIAYPAWPMLTSATRGVLGYSSRNHVKNELAAAEAAKAKYVAAVESKTASEIAADDALREFAVAAGGAAFRVNCVQCHGSGAQGSKGFPNLNDDDWLWGGSAEQIQQTVTHGIRFASDPDTRLSEMPAFGDIITADQIAQVSAYVASLSDLVRDASLIEPGAKVFAENCVACHGDTAKGNRELGAPDLTDAIWLYGPGETAIAAQVRAPKHGVMPAWIGRLGETKVKELAVYVHSLGGGE, from the coding sequence ATGAGCAGCGAGCACATCGACGAGGTCTCGGGCATCTCAACGACCGGCCATGAGTGGGATGGCATCCGGGAGCTCAACAACCCACTTCCGCGCTGGTGGGTCACGACATTTTACATCACCATTGTCTGGGCGATCGGCTACACCATCGCCTATCCCGCATGGCCAATGCTTACTTCCGCGACCAGAGGTGTGCTCGGCTATTCGAGCCGCAACCACGTCAAGAATGAACTGGCGGCCGCCGAAGCCGCCAAGGCCAAATATGTCGCAGCGGTGGAATCGAAAACCGCCTCGGAGATTGCTGCCGACGACGCATTGCGCGAGTTCGCCGTGGCTGCCGGCGGTGCGGCATTCAGGGTCAATTGCGTGCAGTGCCATGGCTCCGGCGCGCAAGGCTCCAAAGGTTTTCCAAACCTCAACGACGACGATTGGCTGTGGGGCGGCAGCGCTGAGCAGATCCAGCAGACGGTCACCCACGGCATCCGCTTCGCGTCAGACCCGGATACGCGACTGTCGGAAATGCCGGCTTTTGGCGACATCATCACGGCGGACCAGATCGCACAGGTCAGCGCCTACGTTGCCAGCCTGTCCGACTTGGTCCGGGACGCAAGTCTGATCGAGCCCGGCGCCAAGGTTTTCGCGGAAAATTGCGTCGCCTGTCATGGCGACACAGCAAAGGGCAACAGGGAACTTGGCGCGCCCGACCTGACCGACGCCATCTGGCTCTATGGACCGGGCGAGACGGCTATTGCTGCGCAGGTCCGCGCGCCGAAGCACGGCGTCATGCCGGCCTGGATCGGGCGTCTCGGCGAGACCAAGGTCAAAGAACTCGCAGTCTATGTCCATTCGCTTGGCGGCGGAGAATAG
- the ccoG gene encoding cytochrome c oxidase accessory protein CcoG yields the protein MQIERLEAESVNSAKARQPLYAPHKKVFPKRASGSFRRFKWLVMAITLGIYYLTPWLRWDRGPFAPDQAVLVDLANRRFYFFFIEIWPQEFYYVAGLLVMAGIGLFLVTSTVGRAWCGYTCPQTVWVDLFLVVERAIEGDRNARMKLDAGPWTARKRMLRVSKHATWLVIGAATGGAWIFYFADAPKLMGEVFTGTAAPVGYITIAVLTATTYTFGGLMREQVCTYMCPWPRIQAAMLDENSLTVTYNDWRGEPRSRHAKKVQATGQLVGDCVDCHTCVAVCPMGIDIRDGQQLECITCALCIDACDSVMDKLGKERGLISYATLSDYNANMAVATGGGSSAVKPSLVRTADGAFADRLAHFHIRKIFRPRTFVYMGAWSAVGLTLFYSLLTRDRLEVNVLHDRNPQFVVLSDGSIRNGYTVKLLNMIPEPRTIVVTMQGLPEAEMSVVGIDDLPADRSFAIPVEPDRLKMLKVFVRQPAEQIKGQAQTFKFRVEDKASFESDEYTATFNAPEIVR from the coding sequence ATGCAAATTGAACGGCTCGAAGCCGAATCGGTCAACTCCGCCAAGGCCCGTCAGCCGCTTTATGCCCCGCACAAGAAGGTATTCCCGAAGCGCGCTTCAGGCAGCTTTCGCCGCTTCAAGTGGCTGGTGATGGCAATCACGCTGGGCATTTACTACTTGACGCCCTGGCTGCGATGGGATCGAGGGCCGTTCGCGCCTGATCAGGCCGTGCTGGTCGATCTTGCCAACCGCCGCTTCTACTTCTTCTTCATCGAAATATGGCCGCAGGAATTCTACTACGTGGCTGGCCTGCTGGTCATGGCCGGCATTGGCCTTTTCCTGGTCACCTCCACAGTTGGTCGGGCCTGGTGCGGCTATACCTGCCCGCAGACCGTATGGGTCGACCTGTTTCTGGTCGTCGAGCGCGCGATCGAAGGAGATCGCAACGCGCGCATGAAACTCGACGCCGGACCCTGGACAGCGCGCAAGCGTATGCTGCGCGTATCGAAACACGCCACATGGCTGGTCATAGGGGCGGCGACAGGGGGCGCCTGGATCTTCTATTTCGCCGACGCGCCAAAGCTGATGGGCGAAGTCTTCACCGGCACCGCCGCACCCGTCGGCTACATCACCATCGCCGTGCTGACGGCGACTACCTACACATTCGGTGGACTGATGCGCGAGCAGGTCTGCACCTATATGTGCCCGTGGCCGCGCATTCAGGCGGCCATGCTCGACGAGAATTCTCTCACGGTGACCTACAATGATTGGCGCGGCGAACCTCGTTCGCGTCACGCCAAGAAGGTTCAGGCCACTGGGCAGCTGGTCGGAGACTGCGTCGATTGCCACACCTGTGTCGCGGTCTGCCCGATGGGGATCGACATTCGCGACGGCCAGCAACTCGAATGCATCACTTGCGCGCTCTGTATCGACGCCTGCGACAGCGTCATGGACAAGCTCGGCAAGGAGCGCGGGCTGATCTCCTATGCGACGCTGTCCGACTACAACGCCAACATGGCGGTGGCGACCGGGGGCGGCTCCAGCGCGGTGAAGCCTTCGCTGGTGCGCACTGCCGACGGCGCTTTCGCCGACAGGTTGGCCCATTTCCACATTCGCAAGATCTTCAGGCCGCGCACGTTCGTCTACATGGGTGCGTGGTCGGCGGTCGGTCTCACCCTGTTCTATTCGCTTCTGACGCGCGACCGGCTCGAGGTCAACGTTCTGCACGACCGCAATCCGCAGTTCGTCGTGTTGTCCGACGGTTCGATCCGCAATGGCTACACCGTCAAGCTGCTCAACATGATCCCCGAGCCCAGGACGATCGTCGTCACCATGCAGGGCCTGCCGGAGGCCGAGATGAGCGTCGTCGGGATCGACGACCTGCCTGCGGATCGCTCCTTTGCCATTCCGGTCGAACCCGACCGGCTGAAGATGCTGAAGGTTTTCGTTCGCCAGCCGGCGGAACAGATCAAGGGCCAAGCGCAAACATTCAAATTCCGGGTCGAAGACAAGGCGAGCTTCGAGTCGGACGAATACACGGCCACTTTCAACGCACCGGAGATCGTCAGATGA
- a CDS encoding FixH family protein — protein sequence MSANPQKSREFTGGHMLVTILAFFAVVIGVNLTMATLANTSWTGLVVENTYVASQQFNRRAEEGRAQAALGWTGKLTIASGEVRYSLSDAAGKLVPLDGVSVLFRHPAYEAEDKSIILTLATDQEFAAHHTPRDGVWIVEVDADAGLAEPYREVHRIIISQGALQ from the coding sequence ATGAGCGCCAATCCGCAGAAATCCCGCGAATTCACCGGCGGGCATATGTTGGTCACCATTCTCGCCTTTTTCGCTGTGGTCATCGGCGTCAATCTGACCATGGCGACACTCGCCAACACGAGTTGGACCGGCCTCGTCGTCGAAAACACCTATGTGGCCAGCCAGCAATTCAACAGGAGGGCCGAGGAAGGGCGCGCGCAGGCCGCGCTCGGCTGGACTGGCAAACTGACGATCGCGTCGGGCGAAGTCCGTTACAGCCTCAGCGACGCCGCCGGCAAGCTGGTCCCATTGGACGGCGTCAGCGTCCTGTTCCGTCATCCTGCCTATGAGGCCGAGGACAAGTCCATCATTTTAACTCTCGCAACGGATCAGGAATTTGCCGCGCACCACACGCCCAGGGACGGCGTCTGGATCGTCGAAGTCGATGCCGACGCCGGTCTCGCGGAGCCCTATCGGGAAGTTCACCGTATCATCATTTCCCAAGGTGCGTTGCAATGA